One Candidatus Aegiribacteria sp. DNA segment encodes these proteins:
- the mtnP gene encoding S-methyl-5'-thioadenosine phosphorylase, translated as MKKRVGIIGGSGVYSFDGVKIEGELNTETPFGRPSAPLILAEYDGIPLVFLPRHGEDHTLSPSEVPYAANIYAMKYIGVRKIISISAVGSLQEKYHPRHFVIPDQLFDRTKGIRRSTYFSGGLVGHIGFGEPFCGKLSGILADSAEDADAIIHRGGTLVCMEGPAFSTRAESNIYRRQGHAVIGMTALPEAKLAREAGICYSILGLVTDYDVWHESEDDVSVEAVIANIRVNTVRARRTIENVLKKIDPEDTECACHGGAEVIENSIMTTPANRSYLAKEHLKVILER; from the coding sequence ATGAAAAAACGCGTTGGGATAATAGGAGGCTCCGGTGTTTATTCGTTTGACGGAGTTAAAATAGAAGGAGAACTGAATACCGAAACTCCATTTGGAAGACCGTCAGCTCCTCTGATTCTGGCCGAATACGATGGAATCCCTCTGGTTTTTCTTCCTCGGCATGGCGAGGATCACACACTATCTCCCTCCGAAGTTCCATACGCAGCAAATATATATGCAATGAAATATATTGGCGTACGTAAGATCATCTCGATATCAGCTGTTGGAAGTCTTCAGGAGAAGTATCACCCAAGACATTTTGTTATTCCGGATCAGCTTTTCGACAGAACAAAAGGAATTAGAAGGTCTACATACTTTAGTGGTGGATTAGTTGGCCATATAGGATTTGGCGAACCCTTCTGCGGAAAACTATCCGGGATTCTCGCTGACTCAGCTGAGGATGCAGACGCTATAATACATAGAGGTGGAACTCTTGTCTGCATGGAAGGACCTGCTTTCTCCACAAGGGCAGAGAGTAATATTTACCGTCGTCAGGGGCATGCTGTTATCGGTATGACAGCACTTCCAGAAGCTAAACTCGCCAGGGAAGCAGGGATATGTTATTCGATCCTTGGATTAGTCACAGACTACGATGTATGGCATGAATCAGAGGATGATGTTTCAGTTGAAGCTGTAATAGCGAACATCAGGGTGAATACTGTTCGGGCAAGGAGAACGATTGAGAACGTGCTGAAGAAGATAGATCCCGAGGATACAGAATGTGCTTGCCATGGAGGCGCAGAGGTTATTGAAAATTCGATCATGACAACTCCTGCAAATCGGAGTTATCTGGCAAAGGAGCATCTGAAAGTCATTTTAGAGAGATAG